tttggcgggaatcgagcacgttttcaacgtgcaatattagtatttatagtaacaaaaaagtagtccgtcatgtcaacaaaacacgatgaaaacaatcgtctgaagcattttaaagtatattttcaatcgtaaattgtcagccttttacaaaaagtttgggtaatttaaagggtggcagaACTAGAtcatgtcttgtctgtctattaatacatttaaatggactccgcatgtattttgaagcaacccttgatttgaaaaaacatgaccaattttgttatcaaattgttcgtcgtacgacttatgaaagagtcgtagtcgtagtttgattatctagccgtatacttcgttccaagacgaatctattggtgtatactttttatgacttttgtccagtaacaaacccgccaatcttaattatttagacccactattttttcgatagaatgaaccttaaggACATGTTTTTGCATAACTACTTTTGAATTCTTAAAATTATCCTGAAatcatatgctaaatatatatactcttatctatccgatatttgagttttatgattatttgacattttgaccTTTAATCTGCATGATAATTTTaggcaatttatgttaaaattatacTCATAAAATCTGTCATATCGTAGCAAACTTTtcaacagaaaaataattaaaatttatatgaaaatgtagacATGATGATGTGTTTATAAACATAGCTCTAGTAGTCATCATTACTTTTGtagcggccatcttggacgctaTCTCGGATTTCTCAgatcgccaccatttatgccaattCATGCCGGAAGCCTGGTATTTTTCAGACCTaaacgaacattttggtatataacttgcCTTGTTAAAAACTGGGTCTGGGTTTAACTTTTTGAATGGCATAATATTGTCGCActaacttgtggcccaacccgtTTGTTTTTGATATCCACATTATTACTACATGTGTTTATTCttccttttgtttgtttgctgaTTTATTTGCATGTATTGTACAGCATTGTATTGCCGTATTtcttaagcaataaaatatgattaaacagtaTTGTCGCACTACCAAAATTAATTGGAAATGTTCGTATTGAAACATTTGATATGTAGATATTGCAATGTACGAGGGTAGTTACACGAAaggtaattttaacaaaatgcagTATCTATATAAACTTGAATTTTCTTTCAGTCGTTTAAATATTTGGTAATCACTTACGGCTTATAATACTTGACGACAAAGACACGCCGTCGTATGCTGATTTCTCTTTGATAGATTTTGTGTTGCTAGGCGACGTCTGTCTCAATGAGTCTGCAGCCTTGTCTATAATGCAAGACAGGTATTCTCCAACTGTAAAATCAAAGAAGCACACACTGTAAAGACAAACGTATTTGCAAAAAACAAGAGGACTTTGATGGTCCGAAATCGCTCATCCGTGTTTAACAGCTCAAACTGGTATATATAGAGACATATGGAAATTAGACCCGCCTATGAACAGCCATGTTAAGATTAAAAAGATTAATCAATCTAACAAAAAAGGcactgttttttttaacaaatcaagaTGATGATAACGATAGTCACATAAGTGtgaaattatgtatataatatacaaaaaaaatagaaagaaaataccaAGTGTTTTTAACTCTTCATATGTAGTTTCCGTCGGTGGAGCATTTTTCAAAAAGAATTGCATcgtctgtaaaaaaaaaagtgtaggTATAAGTAAAAAGTCCCGTGAAAGAAGGAATTGCATTCATTTAAAATCTATTTTCGTAGCTGGAGAAATAATCAGTTATTGTTAGTCTTTGTTCAGTAAAGATGACAACTTTTGATTGTACAAAATGAGAAGACTTTTAAGCTATCTATCTTTATCTATCTTTAATTACTGTTTCTGGAGAGAGAAAAACTACAAGTTCAGTTATTTAACCTTTGGGTGAGAAAAGTAATGAACAGAAATTGGACACTTGTTTCATTgttttaatacaatataattataatacaattcGTATGTAAACAAAGTTCATGCATATAATAATCTTAAGTCTGGTAAAACTTTCATTTTTGCCCTTTAtaattttctcttttctttttaagTTCGGTTCTAGTCCACAATGTACATGCAGTAAATATGTTAATTATGTTGACGCTTTCACGTGAACAAAATAACATAACTTGGGTTCTCAAAAACCAATGTATTTGAGGCAAGCTGTCACATCAAATGATATcgcaaacagacagacagacagatgaacaaacatattctttattttcCTTATTAAGTAAGTTACTGTTCCTCTTATTGTTCACCGCCCCTCCCTGCTGAGCAATAAAAACGGAACAGTGACCTATATGTGCTATACTATACCTTAAAAACTGAGATATTTTTAGAACCGGCCTGTCTATTTAATCttaagacagacagacagacagatacctTTATTTTCTATCAGGTTACACACATGAAAATTACATGGTATAACAACATGataacaaatacattgtataatatatacaaactgggtggtttgaaaatacaatattatatataaatattgactTTTTTCTGAAGATGTATAGTAGATCTAGAATGAATAATTAcatcaacataaataatatttttgttatctACGGGGGTAActcaaaaatattatttcgtatttaaatatcgtttcattttccctttttaatgaaaaaaaaaagaaatccagaTCTTTATAAAGTATCGTCATGATTACCAAAAAGGTAATTTCACACTTTGGTTGAATAAAAATAGTATGAAACAAAAAACCGAAACAATAATATTTATGCTGATTTAGGTTGTTTCACAGTACTTGTAAAAACACAAACGGGACACTACTATGGCAGTGTACACCTGTAACAGTTACTTTTACCTGTAATGATAAAGGTAAAGAAAACCCGTGGAACTCGTGCTAATTTAAAGCTCTTGTTTTGAAAGAactgacataattatatatgatataaacTGTGTCGAATTGAAATGCATGAACATTTCATTTAACGTAGTTTAAGGTCACAATAACTAAAAGTGAAGTATTCGTTTGATATTAGTGAGTAGGATTTATTGATCAAAGGGACATGGAATTGTTTTAGATTTTAATGTGCTGCATGTTTTGGTAAGTTTAgttatattgtttatttgttattttcatgacataatcaggctggtaacattgcccgatcgggcttttgacataaaaacttacatttcttgaaaaacagttaagatatttctttcaaacttggtccatttattaagcatttcatatgatacaaattaaaataaaaataacttggttgccttaagttttggtagaattatttccctttatcttatttttatgaagaaaaatttttgaagtccaaaagaaatatgttctaatgctaagtttaaaacaaaaaagggttcaatggttTTCTAATGCTTTAAATTATTGCGCttgtacatgaatgtatacattttactgtgctttcactaacaacattgtagaaaaatgttagttgtaaaaaaaatgttcatacatctgcattagaaacaaagtattaaccttaaataaatagaataaaggtattggcgcacaagttttgaGCAATAGAAacccattgaacccttttctgttttaaacattgcattaaaacataattttttcgGACTTCAAAAAtaatgcatcataaaaatctgaaaaagggaagtaattctaacaaaactgaaggcaacaaagttatttctacctTAGTATGCGTCATATGTTatgtttaataaatggaccaagtttgaaagaaatatcttcattatttttcatgaaatattagtttttatgtctaaagcccgatcgggcaatgttaccagcctgataatGGATCAATTTAAAGAGGTTTTTAAGTGCCTTTTCATCATTTGTATTTAATAAATGgttaaattttataacattaggTCTAGTATAAAAATACGGATCTATCAGTTTTTCTCGGAtgtttttaaaacgtttacaaactAGCAAAGTATGGAATTCGTCACCGAGGTCCTGGAAGCAGTTTACGCATTTTCTATTGTTATattctttatgtttatttttccagCGACCAGTTTCTATAGGAAGTTTATGATTGGCCGTTctaaattttaagattttgaggccttgatttcGAGGGAGAATTttcaaataagtttcaaaattaatatctttcttaaaaagaCTATAATTTCTACCTTTGGATGAGTTTGTTAGATCTGATGACCATTTTTGAAAGAACTGGTTAATAAGCGTTTGTTTAATATTAATTGCTATATTTTTACTTGTAATTGATCTCTGTTGTAGCCACACATAGGAAAATCCTGTATTGTTAAGGATATCACATATATGATTCATCCATTTAAATTTATTAGAGTCTGCAAAATATAACATGGCTTCATAACATAAAGAAGAGAGTTTAGTATTTTtctgtgtaataattttattccagaaacttatcatttttgttttaatcgtAATCTCTATCGGATATCGTCCTAACTCGGCGAAAAGCATGTACATCGGCGTACTTGTACGAGTTTTCGTTATTTTTCTTAGAAAGCTATTGTGTACTTGTTCCAAAGGGGAGAGATTTTCGAAACCAAATATTTCACAACCATATGTTAgtacagtgtgtacataccacgtggtttgtgacgtcatttttgggtattacggcaagaaaattaataaacaaatccgccgattcagaacttaaaaacaccataagtatttcattttttcaccgattttaataattcttttacgaggctcagGTAAAAATAGTGGGCTTTAAAGGTAAGGCAATGcttttctgaaattctaagcagttttttcaaaggtccgttccaaccctgaaatgctgaaaattcttggagggtattacggcaagaaaatcctgtgttttacaaaataatgcaggactgctttcctttacattgttgtgcctttCACCGCTGGTTATTTCGGTTCCAAGAAAACTCGCGAACCACTTTACTTAAAATGAAATGGTAGGTATCCGTGAAAAAAGTgtgtcttcggaaaatgctaatacggcaagaatgatatgacggcaagcagattcatgaatacactTATTGTTCCTTTACGAACATTCTGGCAGATTATTGTGTTTGAGATTCATTTCCTCTTGAAAAATACCTGTTAACAGATTTCTTTAGCTTTTAAGATTTATTTCGGTATGATGTGATATGAAAGAACGGGGTTTTTTCAATGCTTCTTAAAGATCGGTTAATAgatctatttttttctgtttcattacttgTTATCTAATAGTTTCGGGCTTTCAGAAGTTTcctaatttttactttatttataatcTCAAGAGTTATCTTAAAGATGAGTCCCTATGTACCTATACTGATGTATCCACGAATGCTAACAACTAAATTGCCTAAAAGTGAACAAAAAgtattaataattgaaaaaaatatagccTAAATGTTCATATTATAAGTTTCCTTATCAAGCATTAGTGAGAGTTGGGCCTCTGACCATATACCTGATAATGTATCGAAACTTCATGTAGGATAAGTCTTTGGAATTTCGAGATTACGGTGATAGATCTACAAACATTGAtacgaaaaaaaaactgatgttgAAGACGAATACTCGGACGACGTATTTTAACTTTCAAGAGTAATGACGCGAACAAAGACTAAACTTAAACTTGGGAAACGATCTAAGACATCAGAGTTCAGACACAGAAACCAACAAGCGAgttcaaatgtaaagtttgttacCTCATTGATACATACAGAAGTTATCATTAAggttttttactataaaaaataacacattaaattaTGATAGTATAAGCAGATAATTACACACTTTTAAAAATTggttaaacattttgaaatgtaaaacataacaataaaatttaactaagaaatgaaatgatttttttcggtgttcatgcaaaatgaacgacagaatagaatcGGCAATTTAATAGCATCGGCAATAGGATAGGATCGGCAAGTTTAATAGGATCGGCAAGTTTAATTTcttataattacattatattttctttccatttgtaaactatataatattatgaattgcatgtGATTTGTAGCATTGAGCATTAAAATCAACTTCCCGGCGAtactgttcaccagacggaacaactgcgatgtCGTCTAAGGAACGTTCTTCCTGACTATACGCTGACGTCGTAAGAACAGCGGtaggttatcactaagcagcagtgatgtaactttcgcgcctttccttttgctattcatacgaaatgaacgtcaaatgtaaaaatgttaaattggaaatatttattttatcagacCCAACAAAGCAATGGcaatacaacaaatgcaaaatcaaCAAAAGGCCACCAAGCCAGATTTGTAGTTTCCATATACGCAATGATATATCACGCACATTGAAACTCATAAATGAAGACTGTGCAGCATccttttgtgataaatttgtatttcaaaattatcttttatgtaaacaaaaagtTTTACTGACGATGGGGAAACTATGATGAACgtatatgatatattattgtaaGAGTAAAGCTTTTCCATTTCGACTTTGCACCTGCCGTATCGTCTATTAATCGCAGTTTAAACAATGTAAACCATATGATTGTAAATAACAGAACTATGCGTATTTCCTGTATGTCAtactagagtgtaaaatgcagatgcacctttaaaaataaaaacaatatcaaaaacgTATATTACAGTAATGTGttagaatattttctaaaattggaCACTTCCATAGCGTAAAACAACGACTAGAAGAATGTGATGAATTCGATTTTgagtaaaacatttttgtatctcATAAAAACCACACCGAACGTGAGACAAAGAACTATTGCTTTGAACAAAACATTCATGATAAAACAAAGATCACATTTAAGTATGATGTTGATCTGCTCCTGTTGGTCAATAAAACATAGTTGTCACAGACGGAGTCAAGGGTCGGTGTAATATCTTCCAAATACAGGTCATGTAATGAAACTGTTGTTTACCAAGTTACGATCCAAGGTATGGTAAGGATCGCAGAATCATTACTGAAGATAACTTCGACTTATCATGAAACTTAATTAAGAATCATGTATCCAGTCATAAAGATGAAACCATAAAGTGGTAAAACTTTATGCCCTAGAAAGGGAGCATATaagtaaaagtatgaaaagaaaaggtttatACTGCTTGATAAACGTAACATTGTAAATGTGAATATTCTTAAGACTTTGCATtatctattatcaaaattgtacagTAATACATGCATTCTTCAGTCCCCTATAAGTATGTTGTCGtagtatgaaattatttttacaaacaataagtaTCTTTTATGAACAATATTACAATCGTTCAAAATATCGTTTCAGAATCATGTTCATGGTCGTAAAATGGAATGTAAGACTATGCCTATACAATCACTTAACTTGCCAACAATAtaagtaaaaagtattttcaagttgtgttaAACAGACTTTAAAAAGTAATCCCGAGACGACTATGACAGTCCTATGTCGCTGACATAGTACAACTGTTTGTACAGCAAAGCCCCTATTCTTCCTATGGACGGAAAGTGCATGAAAAGGTAACAATAACTTTGAAAACAGGCCCCTGAATTATTCTttctaataaagaaaatgttttgtcaacacttaaaaaatgaaacagggctttactgtttataaacggttcaAATTAGTTTAGCATACCATGCACTAAGTAGGCAGGCCCTATTTACTTACCTGCTGATGGAAGTAAGTAGTTTTAGAGACCCAAATCTCAACTGCTGTTAGGGACAATAGGTGTATAaatgaatctgcttgccgtcatatcattcttgccgtattagcattttcccAAGATATATGTTTTCAATGAGAAAGCTATCATTTCATTACCAGTAAAGTCGTTCGCTGGTCTTTTTGGGaccgaaataaacagcggtgaaaggcacaacaatgtaaagCAAATCAATCCTGCAATTTTTTGTAAAACACAGgattttcttgccgtattaccctccgAGAATATGCAGcatttcagggttggaacggacctttgcaaaaactgcttagaatttcagaaaagCATTGCCTTACGTTCATAGTCCACTATTTTttcttgagcctcgtaaaagaattattcaaatcggtgagAAAATGAAGTACTTAcagtgtttttaagttctgaatcgatcgatttgtttattaattttcttgccgtaatacccgaaaatgacgtcacaaaccacgtggtatgtacacactgagTATAGGTAAAATTGTACTATCGAATAATTTTAATTGAAGATCTATCGGTATGTCTATATTATTTATTCTCATTAGTAGTAGATGCATTGCTTTTTTAGCCTGATTCGCTATATGTTCTCTTGCTTTTGCAAAACTACCAGTATTGGAAAAATAAAGTCCTAAgtatttatatgattttacaatTTCTAGTTCTTTATCTGCGAGAtagaatttcatattttttaaatttcttgcaCCGATaaccattacttttgttttatcaGGATTCGCCTCTAATTTCCAGAATTTACAgtaattttcaaaatcttttagaCATTTTTGAAGGGATTTTTTATCGTCTGCAAATAATACAGTATCGTCGGCGTAGAGAAGTACTAGGATTTTAAGATAAAAACCTACGTTCGCATTGCTGATTTCAATTCCAGGATTATCGTGTGAAACCATAAAATGTTCCAGATCATTCAGATAAATACTGAAGAGCAGGGGGGATAAATGGTCCCCCTGTCTTACCCCTAATTCGCATTTGAAAAATGATGATTTCTCATTACCAATAGAAACACATGATTTTATATGCTTATACATATTATAAATTACTCTTAAAAAGTTTCCTTGTATTCCAATATTTAAGAGCTTTTTCCAAAGACCTATTCTCCAAAGGGAATCAAAAGCCCGCGAAAAATCCACATACGTAATAtataatttttgctttttaagttttaataactCTATAAGGTAGTGTAATACGAACATATGGTCAGTTGTTGAGTATTTGGATCTAAAACCTGCTTGGTTTTCATTAAGCATTTCTTGAACTTCTACATATTTCGTTAACCTGTTGTTTAATACTGCACTAAAGATTTTGCCAAGGCAGCTTAAAATAGTAATTGGACGGTAGTTTTTTGGATCACTTTGACTGCCCTTGTTTTTATAAATAGGTTTTATTATGCCCTCCAACCAAGATTCTGGTAAAGTACCGGTAACCATTATTTTATTGAATAGTAGTACGTACACTGGCATCAACAGAGATTTTGAACTTTTAAGatattcataaataattttatcctCTGCCGGACATTTACCATTGTTTGTGTTTAATATTGCTTTGGAGATTTCTTCCGGAGTTATCtctgaatttaaaatttcatcttGGTCATTTAGATTAAAGTTCACACAAGGTCGTGAGCATGTAATATTTTTGTGTCGACATACTTAAGTcataatagaaaatatatttttttatcatcattacaaCCGGAAAATTCTAAAATCGCATCAAACGGAAAATGTTGATTGTTATTATGGGTCCGCTACCTTAAGTATAATTACGAATTTTGTTGCATACGAACCTTTCACAGCACTCACAGGAGCCAGGCTCTGAGGCACTACTTGATTGGACTTGTAAGGAGTTTTCCTGATGACCATGTCACGAGCCCCTGTTTCATTTAACAAGGTTTCTGGATCCAGTACCTCGCCCCTTCTGGCATAGAACCTTTGGCGGAAGCGATTTCTGAATCTCGCCCACTGTGAAAAATTCAGAACAGGAGTTATTTTAATTATGTGTCTGTTACGTGAGTTTGGTATATGTTGTTACGTGAGTTTGGTATATTTTACGTAAAAAGGGGCCATCTTGTGTTGTagggcgtaaaaaaattgtttgtttccggtatcccgacctacgctaaatttttggcccgaccctaaatgtttttatggccttggagaatatttctttcaactttttaacaaaatgttgcaaaactgcacttt
The Mercenaria mercenaria strain notata chromosome 10, MADL_Memer_1, whole genome shotgun sequence genome window above contains:
- the LOC123561880 gene encoding uncharacterized protein LOC123561880, with the translated sequence MQFFLKNAPPTETTYEELKTLVGEYLSCIIDKAADSLRQTSPSNTKSIKEKSAYDGVSLSSSIISQIADIAVTESLSNVVLEDDVNHSAFHDARPKTIKEFMEVFGIVDDVAGDGLPTVSM